In Thiovibrio frasassiensis, one DNA window encodes the following:
- the rpmE gene encoding 50S ribosomal protein L31 produces the protein MKEGVHPEYNKINALCACGNAVELGSVLSEIKVEICSACHPFFTGKQKLIDSAGRIEKFNKKYGKTSAE, from the coding sequence ATGAAAGAAGGCGTGCATCCCGAATATAATAAAATCAATGCTCTCTGCGCTTGTGGCAATGCAGTTGAACTTGGTTCGGTTCTCTCTGAAATAAAAGTGGAAATCTGTTCAGCCTGCCATCCGTTCTTTACCGGTAAGCAGAAGCTGATTGACTCTGCTGGTCGGATTGAGAAGTTCAATAAAAAATACGGCAAGACATCCGCCGAATAA
- the rho gene encoding transcription termination factor Rho, whose translation MNLSELKLMKITELTKLAKEHRIEEYSAMRKQELIFAILQAAGGQAEKNGENWGSGVLEVLPDGFGFLRAPYYNYLPGPDDIYVSPSQIRRLNLRTGDTIEGPVRTPKEGERYFALLKVDSVNFDPPEKARDKTLFSNLTPLHPQERINLERESDNYSMRIMDIMSPIGKGQRGLIVAPPRTGKTVLIKDIANSITKNHKEIILIVLLIDERPEEVTDMARGVDAEVISSTFDEPPQRHIQVAEMVLDKARRLVEHKKDVVILLDSITRLARAYNTVVPPSGKILSGGVDSNALHRPKRFFGAARNIEEGGSLTILASALIETGSRMDEVIFEEFKGTGNMELVLDRKIADRRIFPAIDMNRSGTRKEELLLTPEELNKVWILRKLLGSMNPIDAMEFFLAKMKGTRSNAEFFDSMKGG comes from the coding sequence ATGAACTTATCTGAACTGAAATTGATGAAAATCACCGAGCTTACTAAGCTTGCCAAAGAGCACCGTATCGAAGAATACAGTGCCATGCGCAAACAGGAGCTGATTTTTGCTATCCTGCAGGCTGCTGGCGGGCAAGCTGAAAAAAACGGAGAAAACTGGGGCAGCGGGGTACTCGAAGTGCTCCCCGATGGCTTCGGTTTTCTCCGGGCTCCGTATTACAATTATCTCCCGGGTCCAGACGATATCTATGTTTCCCCCTCGCAGATCCGGCGGCTCAATCTCCGTACCGGCGATACCATCGAGGGTCCGGTGCGCACGCCCAAGGAAGGGGAGCGCTATTTTGCCTTGCTCAAGGTTGACAGCGTCAACTTCGATCCGCCGGAAAAGGCCCGGGATAAAACGCTCTTCTCAAACCTTACCCCCTTGCACCCCCAGGAGCGGATAAATCTTGAGCGGGAATCGGACAATTACTCCATGCGGATCATGGATATCATGTCTCCCATCGGCAAGGGTCAGCGCGGCCTGATCGTTGCGCCGCCCAGAACCGGCAAAACCGTCTTGATCAAGGATATCGCCAACAGTATCACCAAGAACCATAAAGAGATCATTCTCATTGTCCTCTTGATCGACGAGCGGCCCGAAGAAGTCACCGACATGGCCAGGGGAGTCGATGCCGAGGTGATCAGTTCCACCTTTGATGAGCCGCCCCAGCGCCATATCCAGGTGGCTGAGATGGTGCTCGATAAGGCCCGTCGTCTGGTGGAGCACAAGAAGGATGTCGTGATCCTGCTAGACAGCATAACCCGTCTGGCCAGGGCCTATAACACGGTGGTGCCGCCCAGTGGCAAGATTCTTTCCGGCGGTGTTGATTCCAACGCCCTGCATCGTCCGAAGCGTTTTTTCGGCGCGGCGCGGAACATCGAAGAGGGCGGCAGTCTGACCATTCTTGCCTCCGCCTTGATCGAGACCGGCAGTCGGATGGATGAGGTTATTTTCGAAGAGTTCAAGGGCACCGGCAATATGGAACTGGTTCTCGACCGGAAGATCGCGGACCGGAGAATCTTTCCGGCCATCGACATGAACCGTTCCGGGACCAGGAAGGAGGAGCTCTTGCTCACGCCGGAAGAGTTGAACAAGGTCTGGATCTTGCGAAAACTCCTGGGTTCGATGAACCCCATCGATGCCATGGAGTTTTTCCTGGCCAAGATGAAGGGGACCCGTTCCAATGCCGAATTTTTTGATTCAATGAAAGGCGGTTGA
- a CDS encoding DNA internalization-related competence protein ComEC/Rec2 — MLPQTDRNPLLPLLLPFAAGAMAAGGDWLTTTAFLWWSALLSTSLAVLALLRQRQPRLLLPALFPPLFFLCGLLYTQSFLNPNLPPHHLVRLMSEQQEMSLTGKLIEKPIFRHEKTQIILETDSALLPTSEAPIATTGRATLTINAPLLKGLVPGQDYLVRARLSLPEKPATPGVFDYAGYLAAKEIMVKGWVASPIFIQPISPRAERRFPLLSPYFLERFRQQFAAFLYANLTPNTAALYQALLLGDSSTLSPEVLEMYRATGIMHLLAISGSHLAVVAFLSTLFFRFLAGRFPWLLLRLPAAKIALACSFPVLLLYAGLAGFHPPVVRALIMIGVFMTAMLLDRQWSSLNNLAIAAFCILLYNPLSIHTASFQLTFAATAAIILTLPRLAAWHPQPDRHSARQRMQHLIISGLFISSAAFLATAPLALFHFNRISMLGPITTLLSTPLLCFWTLPLGLIAILIQPLSSTIALLLLQLGGLGIQGSHALTGLLAGLPFSSFWLPTPTIPMLIGAYALLLLLFRTNRPLSILSLLACFALLLSGHTPLPQWQNNSSHLTFLAVGNGSATVVEQPDNRVILIDGGGPPDDLFNVGERVIAPFLWHRQIKRVEAIILTHPHADHFNGLPFIIKRFQPEVLWLSETTAQEPGYSAVLREAAQSGCQIRIARPNQVLAVGKNDFALTCLANLALAGKHEPIGDEKKSTANPNNRGLVLRLDYGHSTFLFPGDIEKDYEEYILDKEELLKADVLLMPHHGLRSSGSARFMENVSPRYCVVSTGRKVPFPPPQVSGSGTEIFSTAHHGTVFFHTDGKTITAQPYRPTNGSEKGVAAN; from the coding sequence ATGCTGCCCCAGACAGACCGCAATCCGCTCCTTCCCTTGCTCCTGCCCTTTGCTGCCGGAGCAATGGCCGCAGGAGGCGACTGGCTAACGACCACTGCCTTTCTCTGGTGGTCTGCCCTCTTGTCCACCAGCCTGGCCGTTCTTGCCCTGCTCCGACAGCGGCAACCACGCCTCTTGCTCCCTGCCCTGTTCCCGCCCCTCTTCTTTCTCTGCGGCCTACTGTACACCCAATCCTTCCTAAACCCAAATCTACCACCCCACCATCTTGTCCGCCTTATGAGCGAACAACAGGAGATGAGCCTAACCGGAAAATTGATCGAGAAACCTATCTTCCGGCACGAGAAAACCCAGATCATCCTTGAGACAGACAGCGCTCTACTCCCTACAAGCGAAGCCCCCATTGCGACAACAGGCCGCGCCACCCTTACGATCAACGCCCCACTGCTGAAGGGGCTGGTCCCCGGCCAAGACTATCTGGTACGCGCCAGGCTTTCGCTGCCGGAAAAGCCGGCAACCCCAGGCGTGTTTGACTATGCCGGCTATCTTGCCGCCAAAGAGATCATGGTCAAAGGGTGGGTCGCCAGCCCCATTTTTATCCAACCCATCTCCCCTCGTGCCGAGAGGAGATTCCCCCTACTAAGCCCTTATTTTCTTGAGCGATTCCGCCAACAGTTTGCGGCCTTTCTCTATGCCAATCTTACCCCGAACACCGCCGCATTGTATCAAGCCCTCCTCCTTGGCGACAGCAGCACCCTTTCCCCGGAAGTCTTGGAGATGTACCGGGCCACCGGCATCATGCACCTTCTTGCCATTTCCGGCAGCCATCTTGCGGTTGTCGCCTTCCTGAGCACGCTTTTTTTTCGCTTTTTGGCCGGTCGATTCCCTTGGTTGCTGCTGCGATTGCCTGCGGCCAAGATCGCCCTGGCCTGCTCCTTTCCCGTACTCTTGCTCTATGCCGGTCTTGCCGGTTTTCACCCCCCGGTAGTACGGGCCCTTATCATGATCGGGGTATTCATGACCGCCATGCTCCTGGATCGCCAGTGGTCAAGCCTGAACAACCTTGCCATTGCCGCTTTTTGTATCCTTCTCTACAACCCACTCTCCATCCACACCGCCTCTTTTCAGCTCACCTTTGCCGCCACTGCAGCAATAATCCTCACCCTGCCGCGGCTCGCAGCCTGGCATCCCCAGCCGGATCGCCACTCTGCCCGGCAGCGCATGCAACACCTCATCATCTCCGGGCTTTTCATCTCCAGCGCCGCCTTTCTTGCCACTGCCCCGCTCGCCCTCTTCCATTTCAACAGAATTTCCATGCTGGGGCCCATTACCACTCTGCTGAGCACACCCCTTCTCTGCTTTTGGACCCTGCCCCTCGGCCTGATCGCCATACTCATTCAGCCGCTTTCCTCAACGATCGCGCTACTTCTCTTGCAGCTCGGCGGTCTTGGCATCCAGGGCTCCCACGCGCTGACCGGCTTGCTTGCCGGACTGCCTTTCTCCTCCTTCTGGCTCCCCACGCCGACCATTCCCATGCTGATCGGTGCCTACGCGCTCCTCCTTCTCCTCTTCCGTACCAACCGCCCACTTTCCATCCTCTCCCTGCTTGCCTGCTTCGCCCTGCTGCTTTCCGGTCACACACCCCTGCCGCAATGGCAGAACAACTCAAGCCATCTCACCTTCCTGGCTGTAGGAAACGGCAGTGCCACGGTGGTGGAGCAACCCGACAACCGCGTCATCCTCATCGACGGCGGCGGCCCGCCCGACGATCTTTTCAATGTGGGCGAACGGGTGATCGCGCCATTTTTATGGCACCGACAGATCAAACGGGTGGAAGCAATCATTCTTACCCATCCCCATGCCGATCATTTTAACGGACTGCCCTTTATCATCAAAAGATTTCAGCCAGAAGTTCTCTGGCTCAGCGAAACCACCGCGCAGGAACCCGGCTATAGTGCTGTACTTCGAGAGGCTGCACAGTCAGGTTGTCAAATCCGGATTGCCAGGCCAAACCAGGTGCTGGCCGTGGGAAAAAATGACTTTGCCCTCACCTGCCTGGCCAATCTGGCCCTTGCAGGGAAACATGAGCCAATTGGTGACGAAAAAAAATCCACGGCTAACCCGAACAACAGGGGGCTGGTCCTGCGCCTGGACTATGGGCACAGTACCTTTCTTTTTCCAGGGGATATCGAGAAGGATTACGAAGAATACATCTTGGACAAGGAAGAACTGCTCAAGGCCGACGTCCTGCTGATGCCCCACCATGGGCTGAGATCGTCAGGCAGCGCCCGGTTCATGGAGAATGTCTCCCCAAGATACTGCGTCGTTTCGACGGGCAGAAAAGTGCCATTTCCTCCGCCACAGGTCTCGGGCTCCGGGACCGAGATATTCTCAACGGCCCACCACGGGACTGTTTTTTTCCACACTGACGGAAAAACCATAACCGCCCAACCCTATCGGCCCACCAATGGTTCAGAAAAAGGAGTGGCAGCCAATTAA
- a CDS encoding response regulator, producing the protein MARKYKVLIVDDSTSILKALARAFAETPYEVTTCNDSVKSYEMIEDEHFDIVISDIMMPELDGLSLLRKIKNYNGTIQVIMITGYITINNTLNAFRYGANDIFFKPFKDIQELIDAVDSAARKLNRINEILKMLASEKGH; encoded by the coding sequence ATGGCCAGAAAATACAAAGTCCTCATCGTCGATGATTCGACCAGCATCCTCAAGGCCCTTGCCAGGGCATTCGCCGAAACCCCCTATGAGGTGACGACCTGCAACGATTCGGTCAAATCCTACGAGATGATCGAGGACGAACATTTCGACATCGTGATCAGCGACATCATGATGCCGGAGCTGGACGGCCTCTCCCTACTGCGAAAAATCAAAAACTACAACGGCACCATCCAGGTCATCATGATCACCGGCTACATCACAATCAACAACACCCTCAACGCTTTCCGCTATGGGGCAAACGATATCTTTTTCAAGCCCTTCAAGGACATACAGGAACTTATTGACGCCGTGGATAGTGCCGCCCGGAAACTGAACCGCATCAACGAGATTCTCAAAATGCTGGCCAGCGAAAAAGGACACTGA
- a CDS encoding sigma-70 family RNA polymerase sigma factor, translated as MPADIKARLLEAGKDEGCVTLSFLNDLIPEGKDAESIDGIFDFLNENNIEIVSQEKSGKKKTLDGKTWEGSGDGQHDDVPLDDDDDKLMDAAALVSKEDSPEPEETTTTYLREMGKFELLTPQEEEKYSKSIREGFDAIIRSVRQDQHGTEELAQLVERIDLWEKRDPTLKPKKQHLNFMMRAIVKACEMHPRNKKLQEMHCKLEMFHRSIEIAKDAMIKANLRLVVSIAKRYMHQGLTLADLIQEGNLGLMRAVFRFDYTKGNKFSTYASWWIRQAITRAILDKTRTIRLPVHFLELRSQFFKAFYSLLKELGREPTPIEISEKTGLPMDKILAILEASREPISLETPVGDDDSTLGDFLENQESVSPYEAVQNQQLSDRVTSILNTLSTREEKIIRLRFGIGEDAEYTLEEIGKRFNVSRERIRQIEKKALNRLRHSSRREKLKHFLD; from the coding sequence GTGCCTGCCGATATAAAAGCCAGACTACTCGAAGCCGGAAAAGATGAAGGATGTGTAACCCTCTCTTTCCTGAACGACCTGATTCCCGAGGGCAAGGATGCTGAATCCATTGACGGAATTTTCGATTTTCTCAACGAGAACAATATCGAAATAGTCAGCCAGGAGAAATCCGGCAAGAAAAAAACCCTCGACGGAAAAACCTGGGAAGGGAGCGGGGACGGTCAGCACGACGATGTTCCTCTGGACGATGACGACGACAAACTCATGGATGCCGCCGCCCTTGTTTCCAAAGAGGATAGCCCCGAGCCGGAAGAAACCACCACCACCTATCTCAGGGAAATGGGCAAGTTCGAACTGCTCACCCCGCAGGAAGAAGAAAAATACAGCAAGAGTATCCGCGAGGGATTTGATGCGATTATCCGCTCGGTTCGTCAGGACCAGCACGGAACCGAGGAACTGGCCCAACTGGTTGAACGCATTGACCTCTGGGAAAAACGCGATCCAACCCTGAAGCCAAAAAAACAGCACCTCAACTTCATGATGCGCGCCATTGTCAAGGCCTGCGAGATGCATCCGCGCAACAAGAAGCTGCAGGAGATGCATTGCAAGCTGGAAATGTTCCACCGCTCCATCGAGATTGCCAAGGATGCCATGATCAAGGCCAATCTTCGCCTTGTCGTCAGCATCGCCAAACGCTACATGCATCAGGGCCTTACTCTGGCCGACCTTATCCAGGAAGGCAATCTCGGCTTGATGCGGGCCGTGTTCCGTTTTGACTATACCAAGGGCAATAAATTCAGCACCTATGCCAGCTGGTGGATCAGACAAGCGATCACCCGCGCCATCCTGGACAAGACCAGAACCATCCGGCTGCCCGTGCATTTTCTCGAACTCAGGAGTCAGTTTTTCAAGGCGTTTTACTCGCTCCTCAAGGAACTGGGCCGCGAGCCGACCCCCATTGAGATTTCCGAGAAAACCGGCTTGCCGATGGACAAGATCCTCGCGATCCTGGAAGCCTCCCGGGAACCCATCTCCTTGGAAACCCCGGTGGGCGACGACGACTCCACCCTGGGAGATTTTCTGGAAAACCAGGAATCGGTTTCACCTTACGAGGCTGTGCAAAATCAGCAGCTCTCCGACCGGGTTACCAGCATCCTCAACACCCTCAGCACCCGGGAAGAAAAAATCATCCGTCTTCGCTTCGGCATTGGCGAGGATGCGGAATACACCCTGGAAGAAATCGGCAAACGGTTCAACGTATCGCGGGAACGCATCCGGCAGATCGAGAAAAAAGCGCTCAATCGGTTGCGCCATTCAAGCAGACGGGAAAAGCTCAAACATTTTCTCGACTAG
- a CDS encoding chemotaxis protein CheA — protein MQYDVDLDALQGFIDESNDSLQGIEADFIALEDDPGNSEIINRIFRPVHSLKGNSGFFGLTNINKFSHRLENLLDACRKGDILINKKIIDILLKGVEYLQAMLTRAQKDPSQVAFLPEEKEFLSRVEAVQPISATGSVQSVITLEHLLHEFLDLGQNIYTHPLIPGLLDKIEKANIDLQTIIEAKKQKGPSSAYSSDNQYFLHDKDFSSQIAQFGLVLDLLNNKKAADKELLLTFAQALAEVSEALKGNSSIAGTLDELFGMRNFLDDTLMVSSDEYNILCRNLLNSVIGCFEARTRSGSTRLGEILIEQHLVSNAQISAALGQQKKIGELLIEQGVLQENDLKKALAIQDKRALDAHIKENKSVEQTKTIRIDQARLDNFADSVGGLYISLDSLNFVKKQLEAADLTNFGLVARFDGIIHALDEQLEKLHLNIMSIRRVPVKSLFQRFPKVVRQLSTSLNKEVRFTITGEETVIDKDLLEKIENPLVHILRNSLDHGLEAPGARKKSGKSEQGNLTLHARADENNVYLVIEDDGLGIDPQKMKTVALRKGFMPAEELEQLSDRELINLVFRPGFSSAEKVSEVSGRGVGMDVVMSGLKECNGTIQLDSTIGKGTTVSLTVPLTKTLVTKDAMLAESGEETYAIPSDEITTVIETGNIIPLLAENNCIAYDGTILRLVELNTFFYPKASSILSDPSDKVVVICKPYGIGLLVDRILSHQKIVAKEFGNGYKKLQKINGVCGYTIMGNDDIILIADIKEIAEHAA, from the coding sequence ATGCAGTATGACGTTGACCTGGATGCACTCCAAGGCTTTATCGATGAATCCAATGATTCACTCCAGGGAATCGAGGCGGATTTCATTGCTCTGGAAGACGATCCCGGCAACAGTGAGATCATCAACAGGATCTTCCGCCCGGTCCATAGCCTCAAAGGCAATTCCGGCTTCTTCGGCCTCACCAACATCAACAAGTTTTCCCACCGCCTGGAAAATCTCCTCGATGCCTGCCGCAAAGGAGATATCCTCATCAATAAAAAAATCATCGACATCCTGCTCAAGGGGGTCGAATACCTGCAAGCCATGCTCACCCGGGCCCAAAAAGACCCCAGCCAAGTGGCTTTTCTCCCGGAAGAGAAGGAATTCCTCTCCCGGGTGGAGGCGGTTCAGCCCATTTCGGCAACCGGCTCCGTCCAAAGTGTTATCACCCTGGAACATCTCCTCCATGAATTCCTTGATCTTGGCCAGAACATCTACACCCATCCCTTGATTCCAGGTCTGCTGGATAAAATTGAAAAAGCGAATATCGATCTCCAGACCATTATCGAGGCAAAAAAACAAAAAGGTCCGTCCAGTGCTTACTCCTCAGACAACCAATACTTTTTGCACGATAAGGATTTCAGCAGCCAGATTGCCCAGTTTGGCCTGGTTCTTGATCTTCTTAACAACAAAAAAGCTGCGGACAAGGAGTTGCTCCTCACCTTTGCCCAGGCCCTTGCCGAGGTAAGCGAGGCTCTCAAGGGCAACAGCAGTATTGCCGGGACGCTGGACGAGCTCTTTGGCATGCGAAACTTCCTGGATGATACCCTGATGGTCTCCAGCGATGAATACAACATTCTCTGCCGGAACCTCCTCAACTCGGTAATCGGCTGTTTTGAGGCCAGAACAAGAAGTGGCAGCACCCGGTTGGGCGAGATTCTGATTGAACAGCATCTTGTCAGCAACGCCCAGATTTCCGCAGCCTTGGGCCAGCAAAAAAAAATCGGGGAGCTGCTCATTGAACAGGGGGTTCTCCAAGAAAACGACCTAAAAAAAGCCTTGGCCATTCAGGACAAACGCGCCCTTGACGCCCATATCAAAGAAAACAAAAGCGTCGAGCAGACCAAAACCATCCGCATCGATCAGGCTCGACTCGACAACTTCGCCGATTCCGTGGGGGGGCTTTACATCAGCCTTGATTCCCTCAATTTCGTCAAAAAACAGCTGGAGGCAGCGGACCTGACAAATTTCGGTCTCGTTGCCAGATTTGACGGCATCATCCATGCGCTGGACGAACAGCTTGAAAAACTGCATCTCAACATCATGAGCATCCGCAGGGTGCCGGTCAAATCACTCTTCCAACGGTTTCCCAAGGTGGTTCGCCAGCTTTCCACCTCGCTGAACAAGGAGGTCCGCTTCACCATCACCGGCGAAGAAACCGTCATCGACAAGGACCTGTTGGAGAAGATCGAGAACCCCCTGGTCCACATCCTGCGCAACTCCCTGGACCACGGTCTCGAAGCGCCGGGAGCAAGAAAAAAATCGGGCAAGTCCGAGCAGGGCAACCTCACCCTGCATGCACGGGCGGATGAAAACAATGTCTATCTGGTTATTGAAGACGACGGCCTGGGCATCGATCCGCAAAAAATGAAGACAGTCGCCCTGCGCAAGGGGTTCATGCCCGCGGAAGAGCTGGAACAATTGAGTGACCGGGAGCTGATCAACCTTGTCTTCAGGCCCGGCTTCAGTTCGGCCGAAAAGGTCAGCGAGGTTTCGGGCCGCGGGGTGGGCATGGATGTGGTCATGTCCGGCCTCAAGGAATGCAACGGCACCATCCAGCTCGATTCCACCATCGGCAAAGGCACCACCGTTTCCCTCACCGTGCCGCTCACCAAAACTCTGGTCACGAAGGATGCCATGCTCGCGGAATCAGGAGAGGAGACCTATGCCATTCCTTCGGACGAAATCACCACGGTCATCGAAACAGGAAACATCATCCCGCTCCTTGCGGAAAACAACTGCATCGCATATGATGGAACAATTCTGCGGCTTGTTGAACTCAACACCTTCTTTTATCCGAAAGCCTCCTCGATCTTGTCCGACCCGAGCGATAAAGTTGTTGTGATTTGCAAGCCTTACGGCATCGGCCTGCTTGTTGACCGCATCCTCTCGCACCAGAAGATTGTGGCCAAAGAGTTTGGCAACGGCTACAAAAAACTGCAAAAAATAAATGGGGTCTGCGGATACACCATCATGGGCAACGACGACATTATTCTCATCGCCGACATCAAGGAAATTGCCGAGCATGCCGCATAG
- a CDS encoding type IV pilus twitching motility protein PilT, which translates to MAQIDAFFKLMNEQGASDLHMVSGQQPILRIRGEMERVKFKVLDNDELKAMLYEIVSEEKVKVFEETGDVDFGYEIPGLARYRGNLFMQKYGIGAVFREIPSNILGCEQLGLPQVVSQLATLPKGMVLVTGPTGSGKSTTLAAIVDQANKLRKDHILTIEDPIEFVHKSQNCIVNHREVGLHTQSFSAALRGALREDPDIIMVGEMRDLETISLAMEAAMTGHLVFGTLHTLNANKTVDRIIEIFPSSQQAQVRSTLADALKAVVSQTLFKRVDIKGRCAALEILICTPAVRNLIREGKTYQIPSAMQTGKKFGMQTLDDAIMELIKKGWISGDDAYINCIDKSKFVQFLKKPPTDFTDA; encoded by the coding sequence ATGGCTCAGATCGATGCTTTTTTTAAATTGATGAACGAACAGGGCGCCTCGGATTTGCATATGGTTTCCGGCCAACAGCCGATCCTCCGTATCCGCGGCGAGATGGAGCGGGTCAAGTTCAAGGTGCTTGACAACGATGAGCTCAAGGCGATGCTCTATGAGATCGTTTCCGAGGAAAAGGTGAAGGTTTTTGAAGAGACCGGGGATGTGGATTTCGGCTATGAAATCCCCGGACTTGCCCGCTACCGCGGCAATCTCTTCATGCAGAAATATGGAATCGGCGCGGTATTTCGTGAGATTCCCAGCAATATCCTGGGTTGTGAGCAGTTGGGTCTGCCCCAGGTGGTTTCGCAGCTCGCCACCCTGCCAAAGGGAATGGTGCTGGTCACCGGCCCCACCGGCAGTGGTAAATCAACCACCCTGGCCGCCATTGTCGATCAGGCCAACAAGCTCCGGAAAGACCATATCCTGACCATCGAAGATCCCATCGAGTTCGTGCACAAGAGCCAGAACTGCATCGTGAACCACCGGGAGGTGGGGCTGCATACCCAGTCCTTTTCCGCGGCTCTGCGCGGCGCGCTCCGTGAAGACCCGGACATCATCATGGTCGGCGAAATGCGCGACCTGGAAACCATTTCCCTTGCCATGGAAGCGGCCATGACCGGGCATCTGGTCTTCGGAACCCTGCACACCTTAAACGCCAACAAGACCGTGGACAGGATCATCGAGATATTCCCTTCCAGTCAGCAGGCCCAGGTCCGTTCCACTTTGGCGGATGCCCTGAAGGCCGTGGTTTCCCAAACCCTTTTCAAGCGGGTGGATATCAAGGGGCGCTGCGCCGCGCTGGAGATTCTGATCTGCACCCCGGCGGTGCGCAACCTGATCCGGGAAGGCAAGACCTATCAGATCCCTTCCGCCATGCAGACCGGGAAAAAATTCGGGATGCAGACCCTGGATGACGCGATCATGGAGTTGATCAAGAAAGGCTGGATTTCCGGGGATGATGCGTACATAAACTGCATTGATAAGAGCAAATTTGTCCAGTTTCTCAAGAAGCCGCCCACGGATTTCACCGATGCCTAA
- a CDS encoding PHP domain-containing protein has translation MTPFIDLHTHSTCSDGLLTPTGLLNLAARRGLAAIALTDHDTVTGLAEALIQSTVTGVEVITGIEISSDLDGASLHILGYGFDHKHPELLAFVARLQEARRNRNQGIIDRLQSLGIAISNEELSQIAGEQIGRPHFARLLTQKRLVKNTQDAFSRYLKRGAPAYVEHDKPRAEEVIRQISAANGLAVLAHPLYLDPSFEKIPALVAQLSSYGLAGLEAIYPTHSQKVCRFLQKLAAQHGLLLSGGTDYHGDKHSVTPLGGNSKTIRVPYQLLQEIKQRMAANALVSR, from the coding sequence ATGACGCCCTTCATCGATCTGCATACCCACTCAACCTGTTCTGATGGACTGCTCACGCCGACCGGGTTGCTGAACCTTGCCGCCCGCCGGGGACTTGCGGCCATCGCCCTCACCGATCACGACACGGTCACCGGCCTTGCCGAAGCCCTTATCCAAAGCACCGTCACCGGCGTGGAGGTTATCACCGGCATCGAGATCAGCAGCGACCTCGATGGAGCCTCACTCCATATACTCGGCTACGGCTTCGACCATAAACATCCCGAGCTCCTCGCCTTTGTTGCCCGGCTGCAAGAGGCCCGACGCAACCGCAACCAGGGGATCATCGACCGTCTCCAATCTCTCGGGATTGCCATAAGCAACGAGGAACTGAGCCAGATTGCCGGAGAGCAGATAGGCCGCCCCCACTTCGCCCGGCTGCTCACGCAAAAACGTCTGGTCAAGAACACCCAGGATGCCTTCAGCCGTTACCTCAAGCGCGGCGCTCCGGCCTATGTCGAACATGACAAACCCCGGGCGGAGGAAGTGATCCGCCAGATTTCCGCAGCCAACGGCTTGGCGGTGCTCGCCCATCCGCTCTACCTGGACCCGAGCTTTGAAAAAATCCCCGCCCTTGTAGCGCAACTCTCAAGTTACGGGCTGGCCGGGCTTGAAGCCATCTACCCCACCCATTCCCAAAAGGTCTGCCGCTTCCTGCAAAAACTCGCGGCACAACACGGGTTGCTCCTCAGCGGCGGCACGGATTATCACGGCGACAAACATTCCGTCACCCCCTTGGGCGGGAACAGCAAAACCATCCGCGTCCCTTACCAGCTTCTGCAGGAGATCAAACAGCGAATGGCTGCCAACGCTCTCGTCTCCAGGTAG